One genomic window of Syngnathus acus chromosome 11, fSynAcu1.2, whole genome shotgun sequence includes the following:
- the LOC119130277 gene encoding H-2 class I histocompatibility antigen, K-Q alpha chain-like isoform X4, whose product MNCTMEKQSKIMCVTFVFCLSVIHTLNYFTTISQVAKLPEFLEAAYVDGVQIQQFDSNHRETKAKHDWVNKITENNPRFWQIETVINIRNEQIMKDNIETANKRFNQTGGVHMIQVMKGCEWDDETGEVDGWEHYRYNGEDFLSFEAKTMTWMAAHSQAFITKIKLDQIDGLNKVKKITHTKMCPVLLKTHLRNGRDFLTRTELPKVFLLQKTPSSPVTCHATGFYPKTSTLFWRKNGEEIHEDVEMGATLPNHDGTFQTSVHLKVEVTPTAEREYECVFRLASSPEDIVITLDAGSILSNARIQEEQDRKKAVAIAVPLVVVCVVAMTMAVVVVAMILKKHLKRKQVIYSQACKEEKPKRKEEEEENVRLTVSTYCESVSE is encoded by the exons atgaattgcACAATGGAAAAACAGAGCAAGATCATGtgtgtcacttttgttttttgtctttcagtcATTCACACGCTCAATTATTTCACGACGATCTCTCAAGTTGCAAAGCTACCAGAGTTCTTGGAGGCCGCGTATGTTGACGGCGTTCAGATTCAGCAGTTTGACAGCAACCACAGGGAAACGAAAGCCAAACATGACTGGGTTAACaaaatcacagaaaataatCCGCGCTTCTGGCAGATAGAGACGGTGATCAATATTCGGAATGAGCAGATCATGAAGGACAACATTGAAACCGCTAATAAGCGCTTCAACCAAACTGGAG GTGTTCACATGATTCAGGTGATGAAAGGCTGTGAATGGGACGATGAGACGGGTGAGGTTGATGGTTGGGAGCACTACCGTTACAATGGAGAAGACTTCCTATCATTTGAGGCAAAGACAATGACATGGATGGCAGCACATTCACAAGCATTCATCACCAAAATCAAGTTGGACCAAATTGACGGGCTTAATAAAGTCAAGAAGATTACCCACACGAAGATGTGTCCTGTGCTGTTGAAGACACATTTGAGGAACGGGAGGGACTTCCTGACGAGAACCG AGCTTCCCAAGGTGTTTCTCCTGCAGAAGACGCCTTCCTCTCCGGTCACCTGCCACGCCACAGGTTTCTACCCCAAGACATCGACCCTCTTTTGGAGGAAGAACGGCGAGGAGATCCACGAGGACGTGGAGATGGGGGCGACCCTCCCCAACCACGACGGAACCTTCCAGACCTCGGTCCACCTGAAAGTGGAGGTGACGCCCACCGCGGAGCGAGAGTACGAATGCGTGTTCCGGCTGGCCAGCAGCCCGGAAGATATCGTTATCACGCTGGACGCCGGAAGCATCCTGAGCAACGCGCGCATCCAGG AAGAGCAAGACAGGAAGAAGGCAGTGGCCATCGCCGTCCCATTGGTGGTCGTCTGTGTGGTGGCGATGACCatggcggtggtggtggtggcgatGATCCTTAAAAAGCatctcaaaagaaaacaag TCATATACTCTCAAGCTTGTAAAGAGGAAaagccaaaaagaaaagaagaagaagaagaaaatgtacGATTAA CTGTTTCCACCTACTGTGAGTCTGTTTCTGAATGA
- the fbxl2 gene encoding F-box/LRR-repeat protein 2, producing MNGITKGRFEVFSSSDEAPINKKLPKELLLRIFSYLDVVTLCRCAQVSKAWNVLALDGSNWQKIDLFNFQTDIEGRVVENISKRCGGFLRQLSLRGCLSVGDAAMRTFAQNCRNIEVLNLNGCTKITDSTCLSLSKFCSKLKHLDLTSCVSVTNHSLKALSDGCRMLETMNLSWCDQITRDGIDALSRGCAALRTLFLRGCTQLDDGALKHLQKHCQELTAINLQSCTQITDDGLVSLCRGCHKLQILCVSGCGNITDASLIALGLNCPRLKILEAARCSHVTDAGFTVLARNCHELEKMDLEECILVTDNTLVQLSIHCPRLQALSLSHCELITDDGIRALSASACGQERLSVVELDNCPLITDVTLEHLKSCHRLERIELYDCQQVTRAGIKRIRAHLPDIKVHAYFAPVTPPPSVHGGGQRLCRCCIIL from the exons ATGAACGGGATCACCAAGGGCCGCTTCGAG GTGTTCTCAAGCAGTGATGAAGCCCCCATCAATAAGAAGCTCCCCAAAGAGCTCCTGCTTAG aATATTCTCCTATCTGGACGTGGTCACCCTCTGCCGGTGTGCTCAAGTCTCCAAG GCCTGGAATGTTCTGGCGCTGGACGGCAGCAACTGGCAGAAGATCGACTTGTTCAACTTCCAAACGGACATCGAG GGCCGTGTGGTGGAGAACATCTCCAAGCGGTGTGGAGGATTCCTGAGGCAGCTCAGCTTGCGGGGATGCCTGAGCGTGGGCGACGCGGCCATGAG AACTTTTGCACAGAACTGTCGTAACATCGAAGTGTTGAACCTGAACGGCTGCACCAAGATCACAGACAGCACCTGCCTCAGCCTCAGCAAGTTCTGCTCCAAACTCAAACATCTGGACCTCACCTCCTGCGTCTCCGTCACCAACCATTCCCTCAAGGCCCTCAG CGACGGCTGCCGCATGTTGGAGACGATGAATCTGTCCTGGTGCGACCAGATCACGCGCGACGGCATCGACGCTCTTTCCCGAGGCTGCGCTGCATTACGGACACTCTTCCTCAGAGGCTGCACACAA CTGGACGACGGCGCCTTGAAACATTTGCAGAAGCACTGCCAAGAGCTCACCGCCATCAACTTGCAGTCGTGCacg CAAATCACTGATGATGGTCTGGTGAGTCTGTGCCGAGGATGCCACAAGCTGCAGATCCTCTGCGTGTCGGGCTGCGGCAACATCACGGACGCCTCCCTCATCGCACTGGGACTCAACTGTCCTCGACTcaa GATCCTCGAAGCTGCTCGATGTTCCCACGTGACGGACGCCGGCTTCACCGTGCTGGCCAGG AACTGCCACGAGCTTGAAAAAATGGACTTAGAAGAATGTATTTTG GTGACAGATAACACTTTGGTTCAGCTGTCCATCCATTGCCCCCGTCTGCAAGCTTTG TCTCTGTCTCACTGCGAGCTGATCACGGACGACGGCATCCGGGCACTGAGCGCGAGCGCCTGCGGCCAGGAGCGTCTGAGCGTGGTGGAGTTGGACAACTGCCCGCTCATCACCGACGTCACCCTGGAGCACTTGAAGAGCTGCCACCGCCTGGAGCGCATCGAGCTGTACGACTGCCAGCAAGTCACGCGGGCCGGCATCAAGCGCATCCGG GCCCACCTTCCCGACATCAAGGTCCACGCTTACTTCGCCCCCGTCACGCCCCCTCCCTCGGTGCACGGCGGCGGGCAGCGCCTGTGTCGCTGCTGCATCATCCTCTGA
- the LOC119130277 gene encoding H-2 class I histocompatibility antigen, K-Q alpha chain-like isoform X2, translated as MNCTMEKQSKIMCVTFVFCLSVIHTLNYFTTISQVAKLPEFLEAAYVDGVQIQQFDSNHRETKAKHDWVNKITENNPRFWQIETVINIRNEQIMKDNIETANKRFNQTGGVHMIQVMKGCEWDDETGEVDGWEHYRYNGEDFLSFEAKTMTWMAAHSQAFITKIKLDQIDGLNKVKKITHTKMCPVLLKTHLRNGRDFLTRTELPKVFLLQKTPSSPVTCHATGFYPKTSTLFWRKNGEEIHEDVEMGATLPNHDGTFQTSVHLKVEVTPTAEREYECVFRLASSPEDIVITLDAGSILSNARIQEEQDRKKAVAIAVPLVVVCVVAMTMAVVVVAMILKKHLKRKQVIYSQACKEEKPKRKEEEEEEEETVQFTVSTYCESVSE; from the exons atgaattgcACAATGGAAAAACAGAGCAAGATCATGtgtgtcacttttgttttttgtctttcagtcATTCACACGCTCAATTATTTCACGACGATCTCTCAAGTTGCAAAGCTACCAGAGTTCTTGGAGGCCGCGTATGTTGACGGCGTTCAGATTCAGCAGTTTGACAGCAACCACAGGGAAACGAAAGCCAAACATGACTGGGTTAACaaaatcacagaaaataatCCGCGCTTCTGGCAGATAGAGACGGTGATCAATATTCGGAATGAGCAGATCATGAAGGACAACATTGAAACCGCTAATAAGCGCTTCAACCAAACTGGAG GTGTTCACATGATTCAGGTGATGAAAGGCTGTGAATGGGACGATGAGACGGGTGAGGTTGATGGTTGGGAGCACTACCGTTACAATGGAGAAGACTTCCTATCATTTGAGGCAAAGACAATGACATGGATGGCAGCACATTCACAAGCATTCATCACCAAAATCAAGTTGGACCAAATTGACGGGCTTAATAAAGTCAAGAAGATTACCCACACGAAGATGTGTCCTGTGCTGTTGAAGACACATTTGAGGAACGGGAGGGACTTCCTGACGAGAACCG AGCTTCCCAAGGTGTTTCTCCTGCAGAAGACGCCTTCCTCTCCGGTCACCTGCCACGCCACAGGTTTCTACCCCAAGACATCGACCCTCTTTTGGAGGAAGAACGGCGAGGAGATCCACGAGGACGTGGAGATGGGGGCGACCCTCCCCAACCACGACGGAACCTTCCAGACCTCGGTCCACCTGAAAGTGGAGGTGACGCCCACCGCGGAGCGAGAGTACGAATGCGTGTTCCGGCTGGCCAGCAGCCCGGAAGATATCGTTATCACGCTGGACGCCGGAAGCATCCTGAGCAACGCGCGCATCCAGG AAGAGCAAGACAGGAAGAAGGCAGTGGCCATCGCCGTCCCATTGGTGGTCGTCTGTGTGGTGGCGATGACCatggcggtggtggtggtggcgatGATCCTTAAAAAGCatctcaaaagaaaacaag TCATATACTCTCAAGCTTGTAAAGAGGAAaagccaaaaagaaaagaagaag aagaagaagaagaagaaactgtACAATTCA CTGTTTCCACCTACTGTGAGTCTGTTTCTGAATGA
- the LOC119130277 gene encoding H-2 class I histocompatibility antigen, K-Q alpha chain-like isoform X1, producing MNCTMEKQSKIMCVTFVFCLSVIHTLNYFTTISQVAKLPEFLEAAYVDGVQIQQFDSNHRETKAKHDWVNKITENNPRFWQIETVINIRNEQIMKDNIETANKRFNQTGGVHMIQVMKGCEWDDETGEVDGWEHYRYNGEDFLSFEAKTMTWMAAHSQAFITKIKLDQIDGLNKVKKITHTKMCPVLLKTHLRNGRDFLTRTELPKVFLLQKTPSSPVTCHATGFYPKTSTLFWRKNGEEIHEDVEMGATLPNHDGTFQTSVHLKVEVTPTAEREYECVFRLASSPEDIVITLDAGSILSNARIQEEQDRKKAVAIAVPLVVVCVVAMTMAVVVVAMILKKHLKRKQVIYSQACKEEKPKRKEEEEENVRLISAHHLQPEDYGWPKWKVSCLFTLVLCN from the exons atgaattgcACAATGGAAAAACAGAGCAAGATCATGtgtgtcacttttgttttttgtctttcagtcATTCACACGCTCAATTATTTCACGACGATCTCTCAAGTTGCAAAGCTACCAGAGTTCTTGGAGGCCGCGTATGTTGACGGCGTTCAGATTCAGCAGTTTGACAGCAACCACAGGGAAACGAAAGCCAAACATGACTGGGTTAACaaaatcacagaaaataatCCGCGCTTCTGGCAGATAGAGACGGTGATCAATATTCGGAATGAGCAGATCATGAAGGACAACATTGAAACCGCTAATAAGCGCTTCAACCAAACTGGAG GTGTTCACATGATTCAGGTGATGAAAGGCTGTGAATGGGACGATGAGACGGGTGAGGTTGATGGTTGGGAGCACTACCGTTACAATGGAGAAGACTTCCTATCATTTGAGGCAAAGACAATGACATGGATGGCAGCACATTCACAAGCATTCATCACCAAAATCAAGTTGGACCAAATTGACGGGCTTAATAAAGTCAAGAAGATTACCCACACGAAGATGTGTCCTGTGCTGTTGAAGACACATTTGAGGAACGGGAGGGACTTCCTGACGAGAACCG AGCTTCCCAAGGTGTTTCTCCTGCAGAAGACGCCTTCCTCTCCGGTCACCTGCCACGCCACAGGTTTCTACCCCAAGACATCGACCCTCTTTTGGAGGAAGAACGGCGAGGAGATCCACGAGGACGTGGAGATGGGGGCGACCCTCCCCAACCACGACGGAACCTTCCAGACCTCGGTCCACCTGAAAGTGGAGGTGACGCCCACCGCGGAGCGAGAGTACGAATGCGTGTTCCGGCTGGCCAGCAGCCCGGAAGATATCGTTATCACGCTGGACGCCGGAAGCATCCTGAGCAACGCGCGCATCCAGG AAGAGCAAGACAGGAAGAAGGCAGTGGCCATCGCCGTCCCATTGGTGGTCGTCTGTGTGGTGGCGATGACCatggcggtggtggtggtggcgatGATCCTTAAAAAGCatctcaaaagaaaacaag TCATATACTCTCAAGCTTGTAAAGAGGAAaagccaaaaagaaaagaagaagaagaagaaaatgtacGATTAA TTTCTGCTCATCACCTACAACCTGAAGACTATGGCTGGCCCAAGTGGAAAGTCTCTTGTTTATTCACTTTGGTTTTGTGCAATTAA
- the LOC119130277 gene encoding H-2 class I histocompatibility antigen, K-Q alpha chain-like isoform X5, with protein MNCTMEKQSKIMCVTFVFCLSVIHTLNYFTTISQVAKLPEFLEAAYVDGVQIQQFDSNHRETKAKHDWVNKITENNPRFWQIETVINIRNEQIMKDNIETANKRFNQTGGVHMIQVMKGCEWDDETGEVDGWEHYRYNGEDFLSFEAKTMTWMAAHSQAFITKIKLDQIDGLNKVKKITHTKMCPVLLKTHLRNGRDFLTRTELPKVFLLQKTPSSPVTCHATGFYPKTSTLFWRKNGEEIHEDVEMGATLPNHDGTFQTSVHLKVEVTPTAEREYECVFRLASSPEDIVITLDAGSILSNARIQEEQDRKKAVAIAVPLVVVCVVAMTMAVVVVAMILKKHLKRKQVIYSQACKEEKPKRKEEEEENLFPPTVSLFLNERQ; from the exons atgaattgcACAATGGAAAAACAGAGCAAGATCATGtgtgtcacttttgttttttgtctttcagtcATTCACACGCTCAATTATTTCACGACGATCTCTCAAGTTGCAAAGCTACCAGAGTTCTTGGAGGCCGCGTATGTTGACGGCGTTCAGATTCAGCAGTTTGACAGCAACCACAGGGAAACGAAAGCCAAACATGACTGGGTTAACaaaatcacagaaaataatCCGCGCTTCTGGCAGATAGAGACGGTGATCAATATTCGGAATGAGCAGATCATGAAGGACAACATTGAAACCGCTAATAAGCGCTTCAACCAAACTGGAG GTGTTCACATGATTCAGGTGATGAAAGGCTGTGAATGGGACGATGAGACGGGTGAGGTTGATGGTTGGGAGCACTACCGTTACAATGGAGAAGACTTCCTATCATTTGAGGCAAAGACAATGACATGGATGGCAGCACATTCACAAGCATTCATCACCAAAATCAAGTTGGACCAAATTGACGGGCTTAATAAAGTCAAGAAGATTACCCACACGAAGATGTGTCCTGTGCTGTTGAAGACACATTTGAGGAACGGGAGGGACTTCCTGACGAGAACCG AGCTTCCCAAGGTGTTTCTCCTGCAGAAGACGCCTTCCTCTCCGGTCACCTGCCACGCCACAGGTTTCTACCCCAAGACATCGACCCTCTTTTGGAGGAAGAACGGCGAGGAGATCCACGAGGACGTGGAGATGGGGGCGACCCTCCCCAACCACGACGGAACCTTCCAGACCTCGGTCCACCTGAAAGTGGAGGTGACGCCCACCGCGGAGCGAGAGTACGAATGCGTGTTCCGGCTGGCCAGCAGCCCGGAAGATATCGTTATCACGCTGGACGCCGGAAGCATCCTGAGCAACGCGCGCATCCAGG AAGAGCAAGACAGGAAGAAGGCAGTGGCCATCGCCGTCCCATTGGTGGTCGTCTGTGTGGTGGCGATGACCatggcggtggtggtggtggcgatGATCCTTAAAAAGCatctcaaaagaaaacaag TCATATACTCTCAAGCTTGTAAAGAGGAAaagccaaaaagaaaagaagaagaagaagaaaat CTGTTTCCACCTACTGTGAGTCTGTTTCTGAATGAGAGGCAGTAG
- the susd5 gene encoding sarcoplasmic reticulum histidine-rich calcium-binding protein: MLGFLGCFACLLVASVVNANGRVFVVELGNASSSSSFSDAERSCASRRARLASTSELRHAVMECFFSSCTRGWLYGGSLGTTVCSYVGGSLKAVDVRTENATGDSSSSSGFCIKDKGMACGDPPSFPNARLQGQGGFELGDELLYTCVPGYVMPNGHSAFSLLCDSCGEWYGLVQICVKDSTETHVDYDDQFTYADADNQNEDDGPVEVHEITIHTEEPRDQELQEIHFQREEVDSNLDGQHEMEVDAAETSDKERDVVDSAEHPSWGQEVVTTASTDPPGSLLTQKHLFWFPSETFQQEQHPVSVDPVTTTQRTSGGQSEENLNSERESLTPHVSQVEQIPVEQEELDHQDRYEDHDHYDMGEHEEVHYGSRNDSSEERGVHEDSSHLQENVSEEHPDRDDHEEPYDENEHNGDHDEHYDHERHDDEDIVHQYDHDDQDHEERDDDDGNDRYDHNEHDSEDHNLDNDEGRRDGNDSHAEHDSHSEHDSHEDDDDDRHQHVIFVETGRNGTRDHVGAATTTDETWLDGHPVAAHPNEVEELIPGTSVSETPESLETAAPDNPASSSDTLEYDTQQVVPTHSWLLDLTQQPFLDPAQGGDTSAGAAGERANLPGEAGERGEVEGEMGETVCVGDNCPPPRASRRGPTVAAIIAAVCVVAAAVILTVWCYRRRQQKSSAYNMNGKGQSTQHMEMQQKV; this comes from the exons ATGCTGGGCTTCCTTGGATGCTTTGCTTGTCTTTTGGTGGCTTCTGTTGTCAATGCAAATg GTCGAGTGTTTGTGGTGGAGCTCGGGAACGCGTCTTCCAGTTCGTCGTTCAGTGACGCCGAGCGGTCTTGCGCCTCTCGGCGGGCCCGGCTAGCGTCGACCTCGGAGCTGAGGCACGCCGTCATGGAGTGTTTCTTCTCCTCGTGCACCCGCGGGTGGCTTTACGGAGGCTCCCTCGG CACCACCGTGTGTAGCTACGTAGGCGGCTCGCTAAAGGCCGTGGACGTGAGGACGGAAAACGCCACGGGCGACTCCAGCAGCTCGAGCGGATTCTGTATCAAAGATAAAG GCATGGCGTGCGGAGACCCCCCTTCCTTCCCCAACGCCCGTCTGCAGGGCCAAGGCGGTTTTGAGCTGGGCGACGAACTCCTCTACACATGCGTGCCGGGATACGTCATGCCCAACGGTCACAGCGCCTTCAGCTTGTTGTGCGACAGCTGTGGCGAGTGGTACGGACTGGTCCAGATTTGCGTCAAAG ACTCAACCGAGACTCACGTGGATTACGATGACCAGTTCACGTACGCCGATGCGGACAATCAGAACGAGGACGACGGGCCCGTGGAGGTTCACGAGATCACGATCCACACAGAAGAACCCAGGGACCAGGAGCTGCAAGAAATCCACTTTCAAAGAGAAGAAGTGGATTCAAATCTGGATGGTCAGCATGAGATGGAAGTAGACGCCGCAGAAACAAGCGATAAGGAACGAGACGTGGTGGACTCCGCCGAGCACCCGAGTTGGGGGCAGGAAGTGGTGACCACTGCGTCCACAGACCCGCCAGGCTCCCTCTTGACCCAAAAACACCTCTTCTGGTTCCCCTCGGAGACCTTCCAGCAGGAACAACACCCGGTTTCCGTGGACCCCGTGACCACCACTCAGCGGACCTCCGGCGGCCAATCCGAGGAGAACCTCAACAGTGAGCGAGAGAGTCTCACTCCCCATGTCAGTCAAGTGGAACAAATTCCAGTTGAGCAGGAAGAGCTGGACCACCAAGACCGCTACGAAGACCACGATCACTATGACATGGGCGAGCATGAGGAGGTTCACTACGGCAGCCGGAACGACAGCTCCGAGGAACGTGGTGTCCATGAGGACAGCAGCCATCTTCAGGAGAATGTTTCTGAGGAGCATCCGGACCGTGACGATCACGAAGAGCCATACGATGAAAACGAGCACAACGGCGATCACGACGAACACTATGACCACGAACgacatgatgatgaagatATTGTGCATCAATATGATCACGATGATCAGGACCATGAAGAacgagatgatgatgatggcaacGATCGTTACGATCACAACGAGCACGACAGCGAGGACCATAACCTGGATAACGACGAGGGCAGGCGGGACGGCAATGACAGCCACGCCGAACACGATAGCCATTCGGAACACGACAGCCAcgaagacgacgacgacgaccgTCATCAGCATGTCATCTTTGTCGAAACCGGCCGGAATGGCACCCGGGACCACGTGGGAGCGGCGACCACCACGGACGAGACCTGGCTGGACGGACACCCGGTGGCCGCCCACCCTAACGAGGTCGAAGAACTCATCCCTGGCACCAGCGTGTCGGAAACACCAGAATCTCTGGAGACCGCCGCCCCGGACAACCCCGCCTCTTCCTCTGATACCCTCGAGTACGACACCCAGCAGGTGGTCCCCACTCACTCGTGGCTCCTGGACCTCACCCAGCAACCCTTCCTGGATCCGGCACAGGGCGGCGACACCTCAGCCGGGGCCGCGGGGGAGCGCGCCAACTTGCCCGGTGAGGCTGGTGAGAGGGGCGAGGTGGAGGGCGAGATGGGCGAGACGGTGTGCGTCGGGGACAACTGCCCACCGCCCAGAGCCTCACGCCGGGGCCCCACCGTGGCGGCCATTATTGCGGCGGTCTGCGTGGTGGCAGCGGCCGTCATATTGACCGTGTGGTGCTACCGGCGGCGACAGCAGAAGAGCTCGGCGTACAACATGAACGGGAAGGGACAAAGCACCCAGCACATGGAGATGCAGCAGAAAGTttaa
- the LOC119130277 gene encoding H-2 class I histocompatibility antigen, K-Q alpha chain-like isoform X3, whose product MNCTMEKQSKIMCVTFVFCLSVIHTLNYFTTISQVAKLPEFLEAAYVDGVQIQQFDSNHRETKAKHDWVNKITENNPRFWQIETVINIRNEQIMKDNIETANKRFNQTGGVHMIQVMKGCEWDDETGEVDGWEHYRYNGEDFLSFEAKTMTWMAAHSQAFITKIKLDQIDGLNKVKKITHTKMCPVLLKTHLRNGRDFLTRTELPKVFLLQKTPSSPVTCHATGFYPKTSTLFWRKNGEEIHEDVEMGATLPNHDGTFQTSVHLKVEVTPTAEREYECVFRLASSPEDIVITLDAGSILSNARIQEEQDRKKAVAIAVPLVVVCVVAMTMAVVVVAMILKKHLKRKQVIYSQACKEEKPKRKEEEEENVRLISAHHLQPEDYG is encoded by the exons atgaattgcACAATGGAAAAACAGAGCAAGATCATGtgtgtcacttttgttttttgtctttcagtcATTCACACGCTCAATTATTTCACGACGATCTCTCAAGTTGCAAAGCTACCAGAGTTCTTGGAGGCCGCGTATGTTGACGGCGTTCAGATTCAGCAGTTTGACAGCAACCACAGGGAAACGAAAGCCAAACATGACTGGGTTAACaaaatcacagaaaataatCCGCGCTTCTGGCAGATAGAGACGGTGATCAATATTCGGAATGAGCAGATCATGAAGGACAACATTGAAACCGCTAATAAGCGCTTCAACCAAACTGGAG GTGTTCACATGATTCAGGTGATGAAAGGCTGTGAATGGGACGATGAGACGGGTGAGGTTGATGGTTGGGAGCACTACCGTTACAATGGAGAAGACTTCCTATCATTTGAGGCAAAGACAATGACATGGATGGCAGCACATTCACAAGCATTCATCACCAAAATCAAGTTGGACCAAATTGACGGGCTTAATAAAGTCAAGAAGATTACCCACACGAAGATGTGTCCTGTGCTGTTGAAGACACATTTGAGGAACGGGAGGGACTTCCTGACGAGAACCG AGCTTCCCAAGGTGTTTCTCCTGCAGAAGACGCCTTCCTCTCCGGTCACCTGCCACGCCACAGGTTTCTACCCCAAGACATCGACCCTCTTTTGGAGGAAGAACGGCGAGGAGATCCACGAGGACGTGGAGATGGGGGCGACCCTCCCCAACCACGACGGAACCTTCCAGACCTCGGTCCACCTGAAAGTGGAGGTGACGCCCACCGCGGAGCGAGAGTACGAATGCGTGTTCCGGCTGGCCAGCAGCCCGGAAGATATCGTTATCACGCTGGACGCCGGAAGCATCCTGAGCAACGCGCGCATCCAGG AAGAGCAAGACAGGAAGAAGGCAGTGGCCATCGCCGTCCCATTGGTGGTCGTCTGTGTGGTGGCGATGACCatggcggtggtggtggtggcgatGATCCTTAAAAAGCatctcaaaagaaaacaag TCATATACTCTCAAGCTTGTAAAGAGGAAaagccaaaaagaaaagaagaagaagaagaaaatgtacGATTAA TTTCTGCTCATCACCTACAACCTGAAGACTATGGCTG A
- the LOC119130277 gene encoding H-2 class I histocompatibility antigen, K-Q alpha chain-like isoform X6: MNCTMEKQSKIMCVTFVFCLSVIHTLNYFTTISQVAKLPEFLEAAYVDGVQIQQFDSNHRETKAKHDWVNKITENNPRFWQIETVINIRNEQIMKDNIETANKRFNQTGGVHMIQVMKGCEWDDETGEVDGWEHYRYNGEDFLSFEAKTMTWMAAHSQAFITKIKLDQIDGLNKVKKITHTKMCPVLLKTHLRNGRDFLTRTELPKVFLLQKTPSSPVTCHATGFYPKTSTLFWRKNGEEIHEDVEMGATLPNHDGTFQTSVHLKVEVTPTAEREYECVFRLASSPEDIVITLDAGSILSNARIQEEQDRKKAVAIAVPLVVVCVVAMTMAVVVVAMILKKHLKRKQAEYSQACEEEKPKRKEEEEETVQFTVSTYCESVSE, encoded by the exons atgaattgcACAATGGAAAAACAGAGCAAGATCATGtgtgtcacttttgttttttgtctttcagtcATTCACACGCTCAATTATTTCACGACGATCTCTCAAGTTGCAAAGCTACCAGAGTTCTTGGAGGCCGCGTATGTTGACGGCGTTCAGATTCAGCAGTTTGACAGCAACCACAGGGAAACGAAAGCCAAACATGACTGGGTTAACaaaatcacagaaaataatCCGCGCTTCTGGCAGATAGAGACGGTGATCAATATTCGGAATGAGCAGATCATGAAGGACAACATTGAAACCGCTAATAAGCGCTTCAACCAAACTGGAG GTGTTCACATGATTCAGGTGATGAAAGGCTGTGAATGGGACGATGAGACGGGTGAGGTTGATGGTTGGGAGCACTACCGTTACAATGGAGAAGACTTCCTATCATTTGAGGCAAAGACAATGACATGGATGGCAGCACATTCACAAGCATTCATCACCAAAATCAAGTTGGACCAAATTGACGGGCTTAATAAAGTCAAGAAGATTACCCACACGAAGATGTGTCCTGTGCTGTTGAAGACACATTTGAGGAACGGGAGGGACTTCCTGACGAGAACCG AGCTTCCCAAGGTGTTTCTCCTGCAGAAGACGCCTTCCTCTCCGGTCACCTGCCACGCCACAGGTTTCTACCCCAAGACATCGACCCTCTTTTGGAGGAAGAACGGCGAGGAGATCCACGAGGACGTGGAGATGGGGGCGACCCTCCCCAACCACGACGGAACCTTCCAGACCTCGGTCCACCTGAAAGTGGAGGTGACGCCCACCGCGGAGCGAGAGTACGAATGCGTGTTCCGGCTGGCCAGCAGCCCGGAAGATATCGTTATCACGCTGGACGCCGGAAGCATCCTGAGCAACGCGCGCATCCAGG AAGAGCAAGACAGGAAGAAGGCAGTGGCCATCGCCGTCCCATTGGTGGTCGTCTGTGTGGTGGCGATGACCatggcggtggtggtggtggcgatGATCCTTAAAAAGCatctcaaaagaaaacaag CCGAATACTCTCAAGCTTGTGAAGAGGAAaagccaaaaagaaaagaagaagaagaagaaactgtACAATTCA CTGTTTCCACCTACTGTGAGTCTGTTTCTGAATGA